TCGTTACGAAACTCTAGGCTCAAATCCCGTCGCTGCAGTATGGTCTGAAAAGGGTAGTGTATCCATTTGGAATCTTCGTTTATGTTTGCAAAAGCTAGAAGAATCCCCCACTGCAGATTGGTACAAAGATCCGGGTAAGGATCCACTCTACAAATTTGCAGGTCACTCTGCTGAAGGTTATGCACTTGATTGGAGCCCCATCTCAAAGGGTATACTTGCATCTGGTGATACGCGATCAAGAATTCACATTTGGCGTCCAGATGAGACGGGATCCACTTGGAATGTAGATCAAAGATCCTTAATTGGACATCGGGATTCTGTTGAAGATATTCAATGGTCCCCTAATGAAGCTAACGTTATGGCTTCTTGTTCTACTGATAAATCCATCCGTATTTGGGATGTGAGAGCTAGACCAGATAAAGCCTGTATGCTAACCGTAGATAAAGCCCATCAATCTGATGTGAATGTTATAAATTGGAATCGTTCTGAGCCATTTATTGTATCCGGAGGAGATGACGGAGCTATTAAAGTTTGGGATCTGAGACATATCGACAAAAGAACGCCGGTAGCTACTTTCAAACATCATACACAGCCTGTGACTTCCGTTGAATGGCATCCCACCGACGCAACAGTATTTGCATCAGCTGGAGAAGATGATCAAGTTGTTATTTGGGATTTGTCTGTTGAAAAGGATGATGTGGTAAAAGATGCTAAAGTGGCGGATTTGCCTCCTCAGTTATTATTCATTCATCAAGGCCTTGAAGACGTTAAAGAAATTCATTGGCACAAACAAATTCCTGGACTCATGATGGCTACGTCACACACTGGCTTAGATGTATTTAGAACTATCagtgtttaattaatttaaaataataactcgctttcataataaattgttaTCTTTTGCGAAATGTATCAGcaacatattattatgtcattaacatgtattcatttttcttctagATATTATGGCAAAAGGAAAACATGCTCCTGCTAAAGGAGCAGTAAATCCTGATAAAGTTCTTCATCCATACTCCCGTAAAGttaaaagaattcaaaataagGAATATCGAAAGGTCAAAATTAGCAATACTCTCAAAACCGGCTGTATGCGGCTCTCAACTCTTGGGGATAAGCTATTGTGGTTCcatgacaatttaaatattttagcttGCTCAGAAGATAAAAGCTTAGATGATCAGTATTCAGTCACTCCAGATAGTCTACTTACTTTAATAAATGCGTACTTGGAGAGATTTGACGATGAAGTCGAAGCAATTAAACTAAAGAGCTCCATAGGAAAAAATCGTAAATTCCAGCATTGTGCAAGGTCTAATGCTATTAAAATGACACTCGAGCCGGAAAAAAGTGACTTTGATGGTTGCGGACTAGAAATTCCAGATCTTCTTGATAAAGAAAACCTGGAAGTCTTTCGGAACTGGTCCGGAGAGCTTCGTTTTGTAactaatatcaaattaaaaaagtacacacgaaaatttttgacaaattgttCCCCTAATGATATGGACGTTAATTAATTATgctatatatatcaatatttaaatgacaaataatttaataaataacaaatataaactgtataatataaatattacataaatacgTACATTCATTTTGGAAACACATATGTTGTGCAATATAAATTGGAAACACATTTAACACTAATTTTAGTTACGTCaggattttgatttaataaatttactatatttttataaatctttatcCTCCCAAATGAAGCAAATTGAGGCTGAGTAAAAACGTGGAGGCCAACGAAAGTGGTTGAAAACATAGATAGAAGTCAATTGAAAACTTGATTCATATCAAGAAGAATCTGTGGAAAGTTGTTCCGTCAATATGACGATGATGATCTACTTTTCTTGTCAGACTTGACATTTGAgcaatataactaattatttaacgctgttgataatttttggggccgCTACTTATGacttttgtttctattttttgcaaagttgATGCAGTTTTTCCTCTCAGAAGCAGTTTTTGCAGAATGAAAGATGACATCAAGCTCAGGAGTACTATCCAAGTCTTCAACCTCCGTATCTTTTAAAGAGGGTTCCTCTTCTTCTATGGATATTGAagtagatacattttttgacgATTCAATGTAAAACTTACCCTCATAGAATTCTGGGTAATTTGGATGACTGGGATCAAGACTTGGACTAGAGGGTGTTATTGTAATGGATGGGATTTTTAGGTTATGAGGCAAAGACGCACGACGGCTCTTCTTTATGGAAATGTCCTCATTTAAAGGATTGACAAAAGTATATTCCTCAGATTTTGAATTCGGATTTAGATTGGTTTTACtctttccaaactttttccGCTTCGAAATGGCAATTGTTGATTCTTCATCAGAGGATGATGTAGATAAATATAGCTCTGAGCTGCGCCTTTTGTTGatgaaatggtttttttctaaTGTAATTAAAGAATGACATGATTCAAATATATCGTTTTTGGCTTCTAACGAGGAGGTGAGGATATTCAAGACCTGAGCACGAGTCATTCCGGGAGGATCAACacaaggtataatttttttaggttgaAAATGATTAACAAATTCCATTAGCTCTTTCATGGAACTATGAGAAGAGTAACACACTCTGAAGGTTTGCTTCCTTGTTTGTTTCACAAAACTCATTTCCTCGTTGGCATCACCAACATTACTTAGGAAATACAGAGCCGAGGGCTTGATAGAACGTACTTCAAATAATCCTTTTGCACAAGGTATTTCTTTAGAAGACTTTTTAACTCGATGCGCTTTAACTTCTGCATCTTGCCATGAACAAGCATGGATCCATTCTCCCATTTTCGGATCAGAGGTAGTACAATCACCAAGTTCATCCGAGCATAAGTAGTCAAGAAATTTCCTTTGAGATACATGAATTCGCCATCTGCACCCTGATCtttcaaatatttcctttaatatACGTTCAGAGCCAAATTGAGCAGGCAGCTCAAACAAAACAACATGCTTTGGTCTTGACTTACGGTAAATACCATTTTTCCGTATCCATGTGTTCACTAGATTCCACACATTTTCAATTGATTCCTCTCGTGTGGGAAATACTTTATATCCTGGATGACAAAACGTTGTATCCAAATACATCTCGTCAATGTTTAAAACTGATCCATGGGCATCATGGAGAGACTTTAAGCTTTGTAGTGACTTACTTTCAAAGCGGAAATCACCagtatataaaattgttttatggtGTGCTTCAAATAGAAACATGACAGATCCTGGACAATGATCTGCAGGTATT
The Lepeophtheirus salmonis chromosome 10, UVic_Lsal_1.4, whole genome shotgun sequence DNA segment above includes these coding regions:
- the l(2)09851 gene encoding glutamate-rich WD repeat-containing protein 1 produces the protein MSSEETSTKMEVEHIDDDEEEEDASSSSSSEEEEENEEEEEVKKEVFIPGTSLAEEDGTELEMDHSAYLVYHQASLGPPCLSFDVVIDDIENENRADNYPLTMYGVAGSQASKASSNSIILFKMTNLHSTSSSKKSGEDYDDSDEEEEETPPEKMPQLRISSIKHHGAINRIRYETLGSNPVAAVWSEKGSVSIWNLRLCLQKLEESPTADWYKDPGKDPLYKFAGHSAEGYALDWSPISKGILASGDTRSRIHIWRPDETGSTWNVDQRSLIGHRDSVEDIQWSPNEANVMASCSTDKSIRIWDVRARPDKACMLTVDKAHQSDVNVINWNRSEPFIVSGGDDGAIKVWDLRHIDKRTPVATFKHHTQPVTSVEWHPTDATVFASAGEDDQVVIWDLSVEKDDVVKDAKVADLPPQLLFIHQGLEDVKEIHWHKQIPGLMMATSHTGLDVFRTISV
- the LOC121125641 gene encoding translation machinery-associated protein 16 — translated: MAKGKHAPAKGAVNPDKVLHPYSRKVKRIQNKEYRKVKISNTLKTGCMRLSTLGDKLLWFHDNLNILACSEDKSLDDQYSVTPDSLLTLINAYLERFDDEVEAIKLKSSIGKNRKFQHCARSNAIKMTLEPEKSDFDGCGLEIPDLLDKENLEVFRNWSGELRFVTNIKLKKYTRKFLTNCSPNDMDVN
- the LOC121125638 gene encoding protein artemis gives rise to the protein MSSFKGLFSNLPGISCDHFRGEAEVNDQFFISHCHSDHMVGLDKLAPLLCRRNSVRVNHRIYCSMISKVFILRRFPFLHEKMIKDIFPNEPIIIDVFDKDSESFYKLSVTTIPADHCPGSVMFLFEAHHKTILYTGDFRFESKSLQSLKSLHDAHGSVLNIDEMYLDTTFCHPGYKVFPTREESIENVWNLVNTWIRKNGIYRKSRPKHVVLFELPAQFGSERILKEIFERSGCRWRIHVSQRKFLDYLCSDELGDCTTSDPKMGEWIHACSWQDAEVKAHRVKKSSKEIPCAKGLFEVRSIKPSALYFLSNVGDANEEMSFVKQTRKQTFRVCYSSHSSMKELMEFVNHFQPKKIIPCVDPPGMTRAQVLNILTSSLEAKNDIFESCHSLITLEKNHFINKRRSSELYLSTSSSDEESTIAISKRKKFGKSKTNLNPNSKSEEYTFVNPLNEDISIKKSRRASLPHNLKIPSITITPSSPSLDPSHPNYPEFYEGKFYIESSKNVSTSISIEEEEPSLKDTEVEDLDSTPELDVIFHSAKTASERKNCINFAKNRNKSHK